In Cydia strobilella chromosome 8, ilCydStro3.1, whole genome shotgun sequence, one DNA window encodes the following:
- the LOC134743459 gene encoding von Willebrand factor D and EGF domain-containing protein-like: MYSRTLWILLLVMCIDAIKVGDPGVCEVEYDVSGTRSEETETELVCCDLYNWDDDTEACVPDCEHGCVNGTCVAPNQCVCAPPMILHNSTTPNTCLHPVCDQPCINGKCTANNQCTCNKGFTPIDLHTCVPLCTNCTNGDCVSPNVCNCHRGYTKKAGQCTPQCKSDCRNGYCSEPDKCTCNDGYFLKGDKCEPICETSCKNGECVAPNTCECKLGYKPKNGYKEICIPKCSSDCNNGYCSGPDKCTCNDGYELRGNECQPVCKKPCQNGDCVEPNKCKCKEGYEPQNGHKEICIPKCSSDCNNGHCSEPGKCACNEGYELQNNKCQPVCEKPCQHGDCIEPNKCKCKEGYEPKNGHKEICIPKCSSDCKHGYCSEPGKCTCNNGYELRGTKCQPVCKKPCQNGICTAPNICECKKGYEPKNRHKEICIPKCSSDCSHGYCSEPGKCTCNDGYKLNNNKCEPVCKEPCKNGNCVAPDTCKCLNGFEKAGDTCSPKCDLCTNGVCKAPNKCECNEGYNHTDKGCVPICEKNCVNGYCSAPNECSCNTGFTQDTLDSSICYENCGPDMDLINGTCVVSLPPNPEMSSGTTTGLASMQMTWIVAGAILLLLIVLVLVVISRLYARKLPQKTPDDSDDGHYGIGSVAYTVPNTLFRKSDLTEEEETNDALLDRGTSAV; the protein is encoded by the exons ATGTATTCTCGGACTTTATGGATTTTGTTACTGGTGATGTGTATTGACGCGATAAAGGTTGGAGATCCTGGAGTTTGTGAAGTGGAATAcga tgtATCCGGAACGAGGTCGGAAGAG aCAGAAACGGAGCTAGTATGCTGCGATTTGTACAATTGGGACGACGATACAGAAGCCTGCGTACCAGACTGCGAACACGGATGCGTAAATGGAACATGTGTCGCTCCGAATCAGTGCGTGTGCGCACCACCGATGATCCTGCACAACAGCACCACCCCTAACACCTGCTTACACCCCGTCTGTGACCAACCTTGTATTAACGGAAAATGTACAGCCAACAACCAATGTACTTGCAATAAAGGCTTCACACCAATAGATTTACACACCTGTGTTCCCCTGTGTACCAACTGTACTAACGGTGATTGCGTAAGTCCGAATGTCTGCAACTGTCATAGAGGGTACACTAAGAAAGCTGGTCAATGTACGCCTCAGTGCAAAAGTGATTGTAGAAATGGATACTGCTCGGAACCTGATAAATGCACTTGTAATGATGGATACTTTTTAAAAGGTGATAAATGCGAGCCTATTTGTGAGACATCTTGCAAAAATGGCGAATGTGTAGCACCGAACACTTGTGAATGTAAACTGGGATATAAACCAAAGAACGGATATAAAGAAATATGCATACCTAAATGCAGTAGCGATTGTAATAATGGATACTGCTCCGGACCTGATAAATGTACTTGTAATGATGGATACGAATTACGAGGTAACGAATGTCAGCCAGTTTGTAAAAAACCTTGCCAAAATGGCGACTGTGTAGAACCCAACAAGTGTAAATGCAAAGAAGGATATGAACCTCAAAATGGACATAAAgaaatatgtatacctaaatGCAGTAGCGATTGTAACAATGGACATTGCTCAGAACCTGGTAAATGCGCTTGTAATGAAGGATAcgaattacaaaataataaatgtcaGCCTGTTTGTGAAAAACCTTGCCAACATGGCGACTGTATAGAACCCAACAAGTGTAAATGCAAAGAAGGATATGAACCTAAAAATGGACATAAAgaaatatgtatacctaaatGCAGTAGCGATTGTAAACATGGATATTGCTCAGAACCTGGTAAATGCACTTGTAATAATGGATACGAATTACGGGGTACTAAATGTCAGCCTGTTTGTAAGAAACCTTGCCAAAATGGCATCTGTACAGCACCGAACATTTGTGAATGTAAAAAAGGATATGAACCTAAGAATAGACATAAAGAAATATGCATACCTAAATGTAGTAGTGATTGTAGCCATGGATATTGCTCAGAACCTGGTAAATGCACTTGTAATGACGGgtacaaattaaataacaataaatgtgAGCCAGTTTGTAAAGAACCGTGCAAGAATGGAAATTGTGTAGCGCCAGATACATGCAAATGTTTGAATGGATTTGAGAAAGCCGGAGATACCTGCTCGCCTAAATGTGATTTGTGTACTAACGGAGTTTGCAAAGCACCTAATAAATGTGAATGCAACGAAGGTTACAATCATACAGATAAAGGTTGCGTCCCAATATGCGAAAAAAATTGCGTCAATGGCTATTGTTCAGCTCCAAATGAATGCAGCTGCAATACTGGTTTCACTCAAGATACATTAGATTCTTCTATTTGTTACGAAAATTGCGGTCCTGATATGGATTTGATCAATGGAACCTGTGTTGTGTCTCTTCC ACCAAATCCGGAAATGTCATCAGGAACCACTACGGG gctGGCGAGTATGCAGATGACATGGATAGTAGCAGGAGCAATACTTCTACTACTGATAGTGCTAGTACTGGTGGTAATAAGCCGCCTCTACGCTAGGAAACTACCACAGAAGACACCTGACGATAGTGACGATG GTCACTACGGCATCGGGAGCGTTGCGTACACCGTGCCGAACACTTTATTCCGAAAAAGCGATCTCACCGAAGAAGAGGAAACGAACGATGCTCTCTTGGACAGAGGGACCAGTGCTGTTTag